A segment of the Mycobacterium intracellulare ATCC 13950 genome:
GTCCGGCGCAGAAGGGCGGCGTCCTGGAAAACGACGTCGTCGTCAAGGTGGGTAACCGCAAGGTTGCCGACGCCGACGAGTTCGTGGTCGCGGTGCGGCAGCTGACCATCGGCCAGGATTCCCCGATCGAGGTTGTCCGCGATGGCCGCCACGTCAGCCTGACGGTGAAACCGGACCCGGATAACGGCTAGATGTTCGCCAACGTCGGCTGGGGAGAGATGCTCGTCCTCGTCGTGGTCGGGTTGGTGGTCCTCGGCCCCGAACGGCTCCCCGGCGCCATCCGATGGTCGGCCAACGCGCTGCGTCAGGCGCGCGATTACCTCAGCGGTGTGACCAGTCAGCTGCGCGAGGACCTCGGGCCCGAGTTCGACGACCTGCGGGGCCCGCTCAGCGAATTGCAGAAGCTGCGCGGCATGACCCCCCGCGCCGCGCTCACCAAGCACCTGCTGGACGGCGACGACTCGTTTCTGACCGGAAACTTCGACAAGCCGGTGAACGGCGCCCCGCCGGAGACGCCGCCACCCGCGCCTCCCACGCCGGCGAACGGCCAGACGCTTGGGGCGGAACAGCAGACGGGCGACCGCACGCCGTTCGACACCGACGCGACCTGAACCGGTTTCAGCGGCCTTTGGGATCGAGCCCGAGCGATACGCCGGCCAGCCCGCGCCGACGTGAGGACAAACTGTCGGCCACCCCGCGCAGCGCCTTGCCCACCGGCGAATCCGGCGCACTCAGTACCAGCGGAACGCCGGAATCGCCCGCGGCCACCAGCTCGGGATCCAGCGGGATCTGGCCCAGCAGCGGCACATCGGCGCCGACCGCGCGCGACAACCGCTCGGCCACCTGCTCGCCGCCGCCCTCACCGAACACCTTCAGCGTCGAGC
Coding sequences within it:
- the tatB gene encoding Sec-independent protein translocase protein TatB; this encodes MFANVGWGEMLVLVVVGLVVLGPERLPGAIRWSANALRQARDYLSGVTSQLREDLGPEFDDLRGPLSELQKLRGMTPRAALTKHLLDGDDSFLTGNFDKPVNGAPPETPPPAPPTPANGQTLGAEQQTGDRTPFDTDAT